The following are encoded in a window of Dictyostelium discoideum AX4 chromosome 6 chromosome, whole genome shotgun sequence genomic DNA:
- the atg1 gene encoding ULK family protein kinase, with translation MKRVGDYILDKRIGWGAFAQVYKGFSIKTNEPFAIKVVDVCRLADKNSKLTENLNYEIRILKELSHTNIVRLYDVLNEETDPTFIYMIMECCEGGDFSKYIRTHKKLTEEKALYFMKQLANGLKFLRQKQIVHRDLKPQNLLLSDDSEHPILKIGDFGFAKFIDPFSLSDTFCGSPLYMAPEILHRKNYTVKADLWSVGIILYEMLVGEPAYNSGSVPDLLNQLQNKKIKLPSHISSDCQNLIYSLLQIDVEKRISWEDFFNHKWLNLNNNDSYKNNSGNYFNNNNINNNNNNNTNNNNNNISYPISINSNNTNNNNNNNNNNNNNNNNNNNNNNNNNNNNNNNNNNNYYNNNNSPPNVYHASSLPYDFNNNNNNNNSNNYNNNTNVPNSLPFAYNNNIYSSPTEAIPQPTTLNKSKSLENTGNTIRAHPFKDDKKSTTIQQPQQQQQQQQQQQQQQQQQQQQQQQQQQQNRQLSNLSTDFERDLVILDGEELESMERVFNRAVAIAELGDLRQNEPLECVPLYILALKLMKSKIPNDPSSSPDKFINTFTEYKRKLVHIFSTSNTSVKNQDHHSSFSPNRFIYENALEFGKKGAVEELYNNYPTSLQFYTDGTLLLEYLSSIVIDSDDQEIIKKYLNAFEVRTQICKKNYENSKNTVLNTNSIQNNT, from the exons atgaaACGAGTAGGAGATTATATTTTAGATAAAAGAATAGGTTGGGGTGCATTTGCTCAAGTTTATAAAGGATTTAgtattaaaacaaatgaaCCCTTTGCCATAAAGGTTGTCGATGTTTGTAGATTAGCGGATAAGAACTCAAAATTAAcagagaatttaaattatgaaattagaattttaaaagaattatctCATACAAATATAGTTAGATTATATGATGTTTTAAAT GAAGAAACAGATCcaacatttatttatatgattATGGAATGTTGTGAAGGTGGTGATTTTTCAAAGTACATAAGAACACATAAAAAGTTAACAGAAGAAAAAGCATTATATTTTATGAAACAATTAGCAAATGGATTAAAATTTCTTAGACAAAAACAGATTGTTCATAGGGATTTAAAACcacaaaatttattattaagtgATGATTCTGAAcatccaattttaaaaattggtgaTTTTGGATTTGCAAAATTCATAGATCCATTCAGTTTATCAGATACTTTTTGTGGTTCACCACTCTATATGGCACCAGAGATTTTACATAGAAAGAATTATACAGTAAAGGCAGATCTATGGTCGGTTGGTATCATTCTTTATGAAATGTTGGTTGGTGAACCAGCATACAACTCAGGTTCAGTACCAGACCTATTAAATCAACTACAGaataagaaaattaaattaccatCTCATATCTCAAGTGATtgtcaaaatttaatttatagttTATTACAAATTGATGTAGAAAAAAGAATATCTTGGGAAGATTTCTTTAATCATAAAtggttaaatttaaataataatgattcatataaaaataatagcggaaattattttaataataataatattaataataataataataataatactaataataataataataatatatcataCCCAATTTCGATTAATAGCAACaacactaataataataataataataataataataataataataataataataataataataataataataataataataataataataataataataataataataataattattataataataataattcaccacCAAATGTATATCACGCCTCTTCACTTCCTTATGAttttaacaacaataataataacaataatagtaacaactataataataatacaaatgtACCAAATAGTTTACCATTTGCatacaataacaatatttaTTCATCACCAACCGAGGCAATACCACAACCAAcaacattaaataaatctaaatctCTTGAAAATACAGGTAATACAATTAGAGCACATCCATTTAAAgatgataaaaaatcaacTACAATCCAACAAccgcaacaacaacaacaacaacaacaacaacaacaacaacaacaacaacaacaacaacaacaacaacaacaacaacaacaacaaaataggCAACTATCGAATTTATCTACTGATTTTGAAAGGGATTTAGTAATTTTAGATGGTGAAGAGTTAGAATCAATGGAAAGAGTATTTAATAGAGCAGTTGCAATTGCAGAATTGGGTGATCTCAGACAAAACGAACCATTGGAATGTGTACCATTGTATATTCTcgcattaaaattaatgaaatcgAAAATACCAAATGATCCATCAAGTTCACctgataaatttataaatacctTTACTGAATATAAAAGAAAGTTAGTTCATATATTTTCAACTTCAAATACCTCTGTAAAAAATCAAGACCACCACTCTTCATTCTCTCCAAATCGTTTTATCTATGAAAATGCTTTGGAGTTTGGAAAAAAGGGAGCAGTCGAAGAATTGTATAATAATTACCCAACATCACTTCAGTTTTATACTGATGGTACTCTTTTGTTAGAATATCTTTCATCTATCGTAATTGATTCTGATGACCAAGAGATCATTAAGAAAT atttaaatgcATTTGAAGTGAGAACtcaaatttgtaaaaaaaattatgaaaatagCAAAAATACAGTTTTGAATACCAATagtattcaaaataatacataa